CTTCGGGTGTCAATGTATTGTAGTAGCTATTGATGCGAGGAAGAGGCAAGATGTGGATAATCCGGGGTGGGATGTCTATGTCCGTGGAGGTAGAGAAAATACGGGTATTGATGCCCTTTGGTGGGCGCAGGAAGTCACCAAAAGGGGAGCAGGGGAGTTATTAGTTACCAGTATGGACGCTGATGGTACCCAAGCAGGTTATGATTTGGCATTGACAAGGGCGATCGCAGATAGCGTAGAAATTCCTGTAATCGCCTCTGGGGGAGCGGGAAATTGTCAGCATATTTATGAGGCATTTAGTGAAGGAAAAGCAGAAGCCGCCCTCCTTGCCTCTTTATTACACTATGGACAACTCACCGTTGCCGAGATCAAAGACTATCTCAAAGAGCATAAAATTCCTGTCAGAAATTAATCAACCTCAGTTCGGGATAATAGTTGTCAGTATGGTAGGGGACGTAGCATGCTACGTCCGTACAGGCGGCAGGTTGCAGGTGGCAGGTCATAGTTTGTTCATTGTTCATTGTCAATTCTTCCTCATGACCCCACTTTTTCATCAACCCCTAACATAGACTTTTTGTAAATTCTTTAACCTAACACCTGATACCCGATACCTGACACCTTTATTTGTAAAGACTAAAAATGTTATCCCGAACTCGAGTTAATCATTACATAACAATGGGCTTAAGCCCATTGCCCGAATTCCCTACTTATTCATCCCGATAATGTTAAGACATACTTAAGAAACTTAACGAAAATTAATATTTCTCAAAAAAATGTATTAGAATAGACTAAACATTACATTATTAAGGAATGTTAATACCTATTCTAATTTTTGATGTTGCATTAGTGGCATGGTCACTACACTTAATGCAACAGGCACTAGACAGAAAAGAATTTTCTTTGATGTTGGCAGGTAGCTTAGTAGCGCTGTCGGCAGCAGCTATGCTAGTGGTATATTTTCTTGCCAGTAACTGTATCACCTATTTAACTCAACCTTTGACCCCCATTTAAATAGTTGTATTCATAGCCAGTTTATTTTGCTTTTTTGCCTGACTAAAAGTTATCACCATCCCTTCACATACCAAGATAACGAATAGTTAACAATCAATAACAAATTCATCGCAGAGACTGCTAGACTATCATCAGATAAAATAGTCGTTTTTGTTGATAAATGAGGAGATGAGTTGAAATGTTTGCTCAAATGTACCCCCGCTTAATTAATCGTGTTGGGGAAGTTAACCCCCAATTGTTTAGGGAAATCAAGGGTAGATTACAACCACGCAACGTAATGATTGTATCTGCCTTATCCATTGTTGGACAGATATTATTGTTTATTTACTTTGAAGGACTTTTACCCATCCACGAAGGAGTATATAACCGTTATTGTACTGGTGAACCCTATGATGCTTATTCTAGGGGATCAAATATTTGTATTGCCGATATGTTGGGTAATATTCAAATGATCAAAGAAGTATGGTGGCTAGATATGTTTGTCACCATGAGTGTGATGGGTATTTTTATTCTTTTGGTAGGAGGCAGTTATATGTTAATTGCTGACCTTAGCAAAGAAGAAAGAAAGGGTACTTTAAATTTTATTCGGCTTAGTCCTCAGTCAGCAAGTGATATTTTTATCGGCAAAATTTTGGGAGTGCCTATACTTATCTATTTTTTTGGTATTTTAGCAATTCCTTTACATATCTGGTCAGGATTATCTGCCAATATCAACTTTCCTTTAATTATGATGTTTTATCTAATTTTGGGGGCAAGTTGTTTATTTTTCTACGGAGTCAGCCTTGTCTTTAGTTTAGTGACAGAAGGATGGGGTAATTTTCAGGCTCCCCTCGGTGCGACTTTTATTTTCTTTTTCTTGTTTGCTGTGACGGGGGTTACGTTGGAAGCTAATGCCCCTGTATATACAGAAACTTCCCTTGATTGGTTTTTATTGTTTTATCCTGGTACATTTTTAGCCTACCTTGTAGATTCTACTTTTCTTTCTCAAACTACCTTGGGTTATTTATCTGCTGATGCTTTGACTAATTTACGGTGGTATGGACAATCTTTTTGGGGCAATGGTTTTGCTGGTGGTTTATTGATTTTATTAAATTATGGAATTTGGAGTTTTTGGTTGTATCAGGGTTTGAAACGTCGTTTTGCCAATCCTCTAGCCACAGTAATCAGTAAGTCTCAAAGTTATGCTCTATCTTTTTGTTTTGTCGTTGTCAATCTAGGTTTTGCTTTACAGACTTTTAGCGAATATAGTAATTTTGATCAAACTATCCAAATTATTCAGCTTCTCAATTTAATTCTCTTTTTGCTTTTGATTGCTGGATTGACTCCATCTCGTCAGAGTTTGAGGGATTGGGCTAGATTTCGTCACGAAAATTCTCGAGAAAATAGGGTTTTATGGAAAGATTTAGCATTTAGCGAAAAAAGTCCTGCTACCTTTGCGATCGCCCTTAATCTATTATTAGTAAATCTATATATCATCCCCTCATTGTTTTTCTTGCCCAATACTAACCCCATTCCATTAGTGGCAGGAATCACATTGGGAGCATTTTCCATCCTCATTTATGCTTCCGTGGCACAGCTACTGATGACTTTAAAAACGGAAAAAAGAGGATTAATAACAGGTATCACCATTACCTCCCTTAATCTATTGCCGTTATTTGGGCATATATTTGTAAACGAATTAAATCAAAGCCTGAGTCAAAACATCTTTTTACAAGAAATTTTTGCCAACCTTAGCCCCTTACCAATTGCCTTAAACACCTATCAAAGTTTTCATACCCTAGCTATTTGTTTAAGTGTTCAAGTTGTCACTATCGTTGGTTTTAATTTGAAAATGAAAAAAACCCTTGCCCTTGCGGGAATGTCAGAAACCAAACGCTTAATGATGGAAAAAGAATAGTATACTCGGGACGTAAAATATTACGTCCCTGATGAAAATAAACCACTGTCAAGGCTTTGCTCCAATTCATCAAGAGTTATGTAAGACTCAGGATTACTCAAACGATTTTCAGCATCTCTAATGTCTTCCAAGTCTTCTAAATAGGATATTATTGCTTCCTGTAATAAATCATCCTCTTTTTTTCCTAGAGCTACTGCCAAAACCTTATAACGATTTTCGATGTTTGGCGACAAATCAACAGTTATCATATATTCTCACAACTTTATAACGGGATATAGTTTCATTTTACTTCATTGATGCTCCACTGCCCTTATGGCTAGTAGATTCTTAGCTCACTGAGTCAACTTAGACAAGAGAGAGTGACTGTAAATGGTTAGCTGTTATAAAAACGATCACCGCCAATGCCCCCTAAATCCCCCAATTCTGGGGGACTTTCTATTCTAATCATTTGTCCGAACTTAATATAAAAACTCCTAAAAAGGACTACCCGGAATATTAACGCCACGGTTTCTGAGGATTTGACCAGTTTCAGCACTGGGATTATATCTGTAACCCATACCACTATATCCTTCTGAGTCATCTAATATCTGAGGTGTTAACATGACAATGACCTCAGATCTCGTTTTATCAGTAAAAGTAGAACGGAATAGACTACCAATCAGGGGTAAATCACCGAGGATAGGAATCTTGGAAACCTGTACCCTTTCTGCATCCTGAATGATGCCAGAAAGAATGAGGGTTTGACCATCCCGAAGACGAATTAAACCAGAAGATACACTTCTTTGAACCAAGGGAGTAATAACGTTACTAGCACCACCACCACTATCAAAAACCTGAGCACTTCCGGGGGCACTGATACTGGGATTGACCAATAAGCTAATAAATCCATTATCGTCAATACGGTCAATTTGTACCGATAAATTGAGTCCTGCAGGTTCTATGACAGGGGTAACAGTTCTCACTCCACTTTCCGTGTCAATTTCCGTATTAACGCTGGTGACAACATTCTCACTAAGGGATAAAGTTCCTGTTTGTCCTTCCTGTACCACAAGGGTAGGATCTGTCAAAATTTTAGCATTACCAGAGCTAATACTAGAACGAATCTGAGCAATGAAGGCTTGGGGAAGGTTGAAGTTTCTGCCGGGGGTGGTGGTTGCCCCTACACCGGGTTGGTTGGGGTTGAAATCAGTACCAAAGGGAGATATACGACCAGTACGAGGGCTACCGATGGGCAATCCTTGAAGAGTTCTGACTACGTTACGACTAATATTATCGGTGATATTGGTGGTGTCAGAGCTTAAATTAGATTCGGTAATGGTTCTGGCAAGGTTGTTTACTAACGCTCTTTGTAAATTTTCCGCTTGATCTCGAGAAAAAGCTGTATTATTTCCAAACTGTCCTAAAGTTCTATCGATAGTATCTTGGAAGGTACGGTTTAAATCATCATTATTGGTTGAGGTTAAATCATTGGCTAGAGATTGAGTCAAATCTTGTGCCAAGTTTCTGGTAAATCCTTCGGTGATAATAATCGATTCATCAAAACCGGGAATTAAGTTTCCATCTGGGCCTACTCTAAAATCTTCTGAACTGACATTTTGATCTCTAGTTCCAAAGTTGATGACCCCAAGACCTCCATCTTGTACAATTCCTGTGTTGTCAACGCCAAAGGAGAAGCTAGATCCAAAACTGGTTCCTTGGTCTAGTTGTATATCGACAATGCGCACATTTACCGCAACCTGTCTTAGTCTGACATCGGATTGGACAATTAAATTACTGGCAATTCTAACTTGATCTGGAGTTCCTGTAAGAGTTATAGCATTGGTTCTTTCATCCACAGTAACACTTAATCTACGTAGAGGTAAGGGAGTTCCTTGATTAGCTTGATTTCCTGCAGCGCTTAGAGGTCTAATTTCTCTTCCTGTAACGGTTCGACCAATTAAAACCCCTTCGGCATTCCTTTCTTCTTGAAACACTTCTGCCACCTCTTGAACGGTTGCCCCTGCAAGCGCTAATTGAGCGGCAACGGTTCCTGCTCTTGCTTGATTGACTCTAAGGGTACGGCTAATAGTATCATTTACTGAGTAAGCAAGGCTTTCACCCACAAAAATAGTGCTACCTTGGCGATAGGCTTCAAGGCGATTTAATCTCAAAAGATTATTAAATATATCTTGTACTCTTTCTCCCTCCAAATCGATGGTGATGGGTTGCCTCAGTAATGAAACAGCTTCGCCTCCCTGTCCTCCCGAACCTTCTGGTCTGGTATAGTCAAACATAATACTAAGACCTGCCGCTCGGGCAAGAATTTTTAAAACTTCATCAAGGGGTGCATCTCTGAGAACTAAACGAGGTACTACGGCAGTGGTTCCAAGGTTCACTGTTTGAGAACTAATATCGATATTGGAAACGGACATATCACCAATGGGAGGAGCCACTGCCCTTTGTTGAAAAGGAGGGGGCGATTCAATGCGTCCTGGGCGCACGGGTTGCCCGTCGATGGTAATTTGAGGATTGGGGAATAATACTTCGTTGTTTTGGGCTAGTAATAGGGGTAAAAGGTCGTTACCTTGGGCGTTGTTACGGTTGGGAGAGGCGATCGCCCATGACTGATAACCGAGTAATATGGCGACGGTACTACTGACAAATTTTAATTGACGGGAAGAAAATAAACTCATGAAATTAAACTCCTACACACAATGGGGTTAAAAAAATAATTATAAAAAAATGCTCGATAAATATAGCTGGCAAAATTATTGACCAGTTTCTTGGTTTTCCTCTTGTTGTTGCGTGACCACCTCTTGAACATCAGAAAATACAGCACTCACCGTCATAGTGGTACTCAAAACAGGCTGTCCAAAAGGAAAAACCTGTCCATTTTCCAAAAGATATTGCTGAGGAGTAGACACAGTCGCATTAAAATTTTGCACCACTAAAAAAGGCTGTAGCCTCTCCAAATCCTGAATAAAAGAGATCAAATTAGAAAAATTCCCCTCCAAATTCAAGTTATAACTCTTAACCTGAATATTATTAGTGGCAAATTGTCCAAAGGAATCATCACTAACGGGTTGTCTATCCCCTGAAGGAGTATAACTGGTCATGGTCACATTAGACTCACGAACAAATCGATTCAAATCTAATAATACCGTTTCTAGGGTGCGCTCTTGGGCAAACAAACTCTCCACTTGTAACTTTAAATTTTGAGTCTGTGCCAACTCTCTTTCTTTGACAGCTATTCTTTGTTGTAAATCGCTTTCATTCAACTGATTTAACTGAGCTTGTTTTTCGGCTCTTTCAGCCCTTAGAGTTGATAACTCATCGGCCACGGGGCGTAACTGTGTCCAAGCCAATAGGGCGGCAACGATAAATCCAAAAACACCAATACTAATCCCCGTCACCCTTGGAGTAAAAACCAACCCAAATAGTTCGGGATAGTCAGACTCCGGGCCAAAACCCTCGGCTTCGTTACCAAAATCTTCGGTGGTAGTAAAAGATGTAGTCATTTTTCCTCCTAATAATTATTGAGTGGGTTCTTCTGTAGGCTCTTCTGTGATAATGGGTTCAATATTCAAAGCCCCCAATTGCCGTAGTGCCTCAATACGACTCACCAAACCAATGGCGCCCCTTTGATCCAAAAGATTAACTAATTCTGTGGATGGCACATCATTGATTTCGGTGGTGATGTTGAAGGAGATTCCTTGGGCTAGGGAAATAATTAAACTGTCGTCGGTGGGTGATGCTTCTCCTGCTTCTAGTTGGGCCCGACTGGTAGCAACACTGGCAGGATTTTCTGATAAACTACTAGCGGTTAAGCGAGTTTCATCCCTACTCAGAAGATTGGACGCTTTGAGGGTTAACATAAAATCGTTAACATCATCATAGGATTCGGCAAACCCAGAAATATTTAATCCCCTGGTGCCTGATTGAGTCACCGATTGAATTTGAACATTATCAGGGGTTAAAAAGGCAATTTCCCTTAACATGGCTGACCAGGGTTTGATTTCGTCAAAAACACTAACCAAAATTCCCACTTGTCCATTAATATTATCAATCTCTTGTTGAATTTGATTTATTTGGCTATTTTGTCCTTGCAGTCTTTGAATTTCTGAGTCTAGTTGTTCGATATTGGCTTGGGTAGATGCTTTTTGATTGTTGAGTAACAATAAAGCTCCTCCTACCGCCGCTACAAGGGCGATTGCAACGCCAGAACCAATCAAAACGGGGGCGCGCTCGGCGAGGGTGGTTTCTTTCTTAAAACCCGCTGTTTTGCCCACTATGGTGATGCTATCCTGTCGCCTCTCCTTTAAAAAATTAATATCAATATTATGCATAACTTAATTCATCCTCATTGCTAGACCTAAAACCGTGCCTAACCCATATTTTTCCATACCCGATAACTCCTCTTTCATTGTAATTCCTAGGGCGGCGGCAGGGTCAAACAAAGTGGCAGGAAGGTTGAGTTTTTTGGTAAAAAACTCGTCAATTTGAGCTAATCCAGCCCCTGGCCCTGCCAAAAGAATTTGCACCACCTCCACATCGCCACTTTGGTTAATATAAAAATTCACAGAACGGCGCAACTCATCCACCAACTCTCCTAATACCCTGAGTAAAGAGTCCATACCGGGGTTAATCCAAGTTTGGCTACTGGTGGTATTACTAGAGGTTTGATCGGGATTGTTGGGAATAGTAATATCTTGTAAAATTTCAGTATTTTTGGAAGTAGGTAGGTTCATCGCCTGAGCAAGGGCAATTTGCATTTGATAGGTACCTATGGGTACGGTACGAGAAAATTGGGGTACCCCTTCGACAATGATGGCGATTTCGGTACTGTCAAATTCGATGTCCACCAATACCACCGCTTCGCTAGGGGTAAACTGTTTGAGTTGTTCTTTTAGGGTTCTAATCAGGGAGAAACTATTGATTTCTAAAACCTTAATATCAATTCCTGCCTGTTGGAAGGTTTCGAGATAAAGATCGGTATTTTCTTTGCGGGTTGCTACTAATAACACCTGTACTTTTTCGATACCATCACTATCATCAACAAAGTAACCAAGTTTTTGATAGTCTAAATCTACTTCTTCTTTGGGATAGGGTAGATATAAACTGGCTTCGTGATTTAAAACGGTGTCTTTTAATTCTTGATCGTTCAATTCTGCGGGAATGGGCAAAATCCTGATAATTGATTCCCTCATGGGAACGGCGGTAGCCACTTGTTTGGGTTTTATTTTTGCCTCCTTAAGCAGTTGTTCGATCAATTCTGCCAAGGCTTCTGAGTCTTTTATTTGTCCTTCTTCAAATATTTCCTCTGGTACTTCGAGGGATTGATATTTCAGAAGTTTATACTGTTCTCCTTTTTTACTTAGTTGTGCCAAAGAAATGCGATCAGGGTTAATTTCTATCCCTATTCCCTTTCCCTGTCCTCCTAGTAAATTGCCGATAAAACCTACCATTTTATTCTTCCTTTTACGTATTTTTACTTAATAAAGGATTTTTTTATAAATTTATTTTATTTTAAGTTTTTTCTGTAATTAGTTCAAAGTTTTTTATAAAACTTATCCATGATTATAGGAAGATTAAGACAAAAATCCCATTAATTTTTATGGACTGATGGAAGATTGATAATTAATTTTTTCTGGGGGTGAGGTTGGGAGTTTGTTGTGGGCAAGATGAAATAGATAACTATTGCTTTTGTGACTATTGTTGTTGATTGGTATGAATACTGTTTTGCGTCCTTGGCTGTGTGATGGTAAGCCACAAAATGATCAAGAATATCCCCATTGTTTAGGTCATCATCAGCCTGTGGAAAATTTTGGTGATATTTGTCCTATTTGTTCGTTACCAAGGGAGGCTGGTAAATCGATTTTGGGAGGTGTGGATAATACTTTTATGGAGCAGAATAACATCAACAAAAAAATAGTTTGTGATGGGGAAAATGGTTTTTCTCTGGTGGATTTTCTGGTGGGGGATAAAACAAATGGTGATCGATTAAGGTTGGTTATTTTAGGGGCAATAATTGGTTTTATTTTGACGAGTTTATCTCATTTTGTATGGAATCCCGTGAGTTTAAGGGGCAATGGTTTTGCCAGAAATAATCGAGATGGTTTTTCTGCTGATTTAATTTCTACTGGTATGGATGGGGGAGATTTGGTGAGTCAGGGGGAGACGATTTTTTTTGAGGTTCATCCTCTCAAACAGTCTGCTGCGGATGCTTTTCGGTTAGGTCATTGGCAAGGGGCGATCGCCTCTTATCAAGAATATTTGAATAGTTATGCTGATGATTATGAAGCTCAAATTTACCTGCAAAATGCGATCGCCCGTACCCAAGGAAATCCTATCACCATGGCCATAACCACCACAAACCAAGCCCATGTCAATTTACTCTCGGGCATAGCCCGTTATCAACAAGAATTTAACCAACAGCAAATAAAAGATAATCAACGATTATTAGAAATCGTTATGGTCAATTATGAGGAGCAAAATCATTCTCTAATCCAAGATATTCTTAACGCCAATAATATCATTGGAGTATTAGGATATGGTTTGGACGCACATAGTTACGATGCCCTGTCAATGTATGAATCCCAAGGAATGGCGGTTATTTCACCCATGAATACCACCCTAGTGGTGGAGGAAGGAGTGTTAAAAAAAGTAACGAGTCAAGCAATGGATGATTTTTATCACACTTTGGCAACCGAATCATTATTAACCTACGCCGACAATCTTAACTCTCCCCCCAATGGGATTATTTTTTACGATTCGGAGGATGAAAATAGTCTGAGGTTTAAAGCTAATATCTTAGCAACCCTACCCTCTCTCAATGGCAGAATAATAGAACAAGTAGATATAACTCAAAATTCTACTCCCGAGGAAGTTTTAAGCACCGTTACAGGGGCTAATACGATCATTTTAGCCCTAGGAAACCATAGACTATCCGAAGCAATGAGAGTATTGGAGGAGAATAATTATTTTTTACCTGTTTTAGGTAGTCATGAATTATTTAGCAATGATACCTTAATCAAAGGAGGTAGTGCTGTAGATCAAATGGTCATGGCTTTACCCTTTGGTTTTAACCCTGATACTTTGGATAATGGGCAATTTATTGATAGCTGGAGTGAGGAGCAAATATATTATATTCTAAAATCTGTCCTAAATGCGATCGCCCCTAACCCCAATCGAGGAAACTTAAATAAACTCTTACAAGAAGGAATCCAACTACCCTCCGATTACCATCACCCAGATAGTTTATTACAAATGCCCCTAGTGCAAATAGTTCCCGATTTTGAGGGATTGAGCGACACAGGCTACAAATTTGAGGTCAAAAATCCCATGGAAGACTATCAACCATAAACAGAAACATTTAGGAAGCAATTAATTTTTTAAACCAAAGTTCAAACCTATCACCCCATACCTCCAAAGAATATCTCTCTTCCACCGCCAAACGACAATCTCGACGATTGATGCGGGGTAGCTTATGGATGGCATCAACCAACCCCTCCACACTATCAGGAGTCACCAAAAAACCAGTCTTACCATCCTCCACAATTTCCGCCGGGCCACCCCTAGCATAAGCAATGACAGGCACACCACAAGCCAAAGCCTCAATGGCAACATTACCAAAAGCCTCTATCCATCGGGGAGTCATCAACAAACCCTGACATTGGCGTAACTCATCTTGTAAGTCTTGGGTAGATAAAAAACCTCGATAATCCATGGGTGCATCAGGATATTGCTGAACAATTTTTTGCCAATACTCCTCATCCTGAATTTTGCCGAAAATTAATAAAGGTACCCGAGAAATATCAGATGCCCTCACCGCATCCTCAAGGGCTTTTTCTGGGGCAACTCTTCCCAACCATGCCAATTTATGGTCAAACTTTTCACTATATTGATATAACGATAAATCAAGCCCACTACCCAAAATTTCACATATATCAGCAAAAGGAAAAGTATTCGCCTGAGATTTGGTATATACCCCAAAATGTTGAGGATACTTCTGGGCAACCCTATTCATTATCTCATCAAGACTATCAGACAAAGAACCCATACTGATAAATTGGGCGATGGGAGTAGAGAAAAAAGGAGTTAAATAAAAAGGAAGCCAATCAAAAGCAAAATTAACAATTAAATCATAATCCCCCTGAACAGTTCGAGCATATTCCCACATATTCGCCAACACAGAATTTTCGGGCATAATCGTAGGAATATCTCTGCCCTGGGTTTGGGCAGGTATATGCACATTACCCTCAATCTCCACTATTTTAGCATTGGCAAAATAAGATTTTTTGGGGGCTACCGTAGTAATATCATAACCTCTTTTTTGCATCTCTTGAATCAGGTTATATAGAGTTAATTCTACACCCCCTCCAATCCCCGAACTTAAAGCACCAACTGGGGTTGACATAAATAATATTTTGTGCATTATAATAATTAAAAATGATGAATAATAGCTAATTAGCCTTATAAATTAGCTCTTATAATTTTCCCATTAATATAAGACAAAAGCAATTATTTATTATTCTCGAGATTAAAAATTAAATTTGACCTGTGCTTTAAATTGTTCATTGCGATAGGAAGTCGCAGCACTCTCTACTGTCAAGATGTTAGAAACTCGATAACTCAAATCTAGTATGGTTTGAGGAGATAAATTTGCCTGACATAAACCCTCATAAACAAACGCATTGGAAAACTCCCCTTCCAGCCTTTGTTGTCCAATACTTCCTGCCAACCGACAAGATAAATTATCCGTAAATTGTCTTCTCCATCCCAATTCCAAATTGTAAACCAAAAAATCTGGGGGTGAAAAATAACCACTGGAGGATTCAAGGTTTTCTGCAAAACTCCATACAAATAAATTACCCGATAAACTAAACTCGCCAAAGGTTTTTTCTAAACGACTAAAAGATTGAAACTCATCATTACCATCAGAAAAAGTACCATATTGAGCGAAACTAAAGAGACTCAAATCAGGTGCTATTAACCAATAAAATTGAGGTCTAAATCTCCAGAAAGTTACCTCATTTTCGATGGTAGTGGCATTAAATTTGTAGGCTTGGTGTTCAATGGTTGCCCCTGCCACAAATAGGGATTGTAATTCCCCTGCTTCGTTAACATTTATCGATAAAGGTTGTTCGGCATTAATGCTAAAATTCGGAGTATTACGCACCCGATCAAAAAAATCAACCCCTAAATTAAGATTTAAATTAGTATTATTAATTTGTCTTTGCCAACCGAAAATTAAAGGAATATGGGTAATATCTTCTATGTCTGTTTTTCTAAAAGTATTAACTCCTGTTTTCAAACTAAAGTTGTTTTGATTGAGAGATTGAAAATCGAATAAAACTTCTCGAAAAATATTTCTTTGACCAAAGTTATCACTATCTAGGGAAAAACTTGGGGTAATACTCTCTAATCTAAAATTATCGGTTTCATTGCTTTGTGACTCTTCAATATTAGGAATGAACCTTTCTCGAAGGGAGGGATTAAAGTTTTCTGGAGAGGCTATTAGATTAAATTTTTCTTTATTAGGGATTTCGGAAAATTGTATTTGTTGATCGAAAAAAATATTATTTTGATCAACTTTGTAGATATTAAATTGACTAAGATTATGTATATCTTGAAATGAATTAATTTTTTTAGATATGAAAAAATAATTATTTTGGTGCTTTTCAAATGAGGCAATATCAATCATTTGATTAGCCTGAGCAGAATCTTTTACCAATGGAAAAAAGAATGGAGAGAAGGTTATAAAAATTAAACACTTGATCAATTCATTACTTTTTTTTTCATATCAGTATTTTAAAAATTTTTTATTAGGTTATCATATACTATATTAAGTGTCTTAATCAAAACATAACAAAAATTAGGTTTTACGAAACTTTATTTTTGTTGACTAAAGTCAGTTTATTTGCTATTTCAAGATAAAAATTAATCAGAAAGAGTGGCTATGAGGAGAGGTAAGGGAAAGGTTGTGGGTCGATGGCTAAGAATGATAGGTCTATGTTTAATGAGTTTTATTGTTAGTCACTATCTTAGTTTTAACTCTATAGAAAAATCACTTTTATTGGGGAAACAGACATCGATGGTTTTTGCTCAATCAGAGGCAGTTTCATCCTGTGCTAATATCAGTGAACCTTTAACAGAAGAAGAGAGTCGGTGGGCGCGCACTGCATGGGCATATTTTGTCAACAATTATCAACCCGATACGGGCTTTATTAACTCTGCCAATGACTTTCCCTCGGCGACTACTTGGGATATGGGTAATTATCTGATGGCACTGAATGCTGTCCGATGGTTAAATTTAATTGATCAAGGGGATTTTGATGCAAGGCTCAATAAGTTTTTAGAAACGATCAGTAGTATGAGGTTATTCGAGGATTCTTTACCTCATAAGGTATATAGCACTATTTCCACGGAATTTGTGGATTATGGTAATAATCCTGTACCTGGTGGCATTGGTTGGTCTGCCCTTGATATTGGTAGGCTTTTGGCATCTTTTCATCTTTTACGTACTTGTCATCCTCAGTATGCGGATTGGATAGAGTCCATTGTTAGTAGGTGGGATGTGGAGCGAATAATTCAAAATGATCGGTTGTATGGAGCGGGTGTATCGAGAAATGGGCAAACTTTATTGGTACAAGAAGGGCGTTTAGGTT
The sequence above is a segment of the Cyanobacterium stanieri PCC 7202 genome. Coding sequences within it:
- a CDS encoding imidazole glycerol phosphate synthase subunit hisF (PFAM: Histidine biosynthesis protein~TIGRFAM: imidazoleglycerol phosphate synthase, cyclase subunit~COGs: COG0107 Imidazoleglycerol-phosphate synthase~InterPro IPR004651:IPR006062~KEGG: ava:Ava_1007 imidazole glycerol phosphate synthase subunit HisF~PFAM: histidine biosynthesis protein~SPTR: Imidazole glycerol phosphate synthase subunit hisF;~TIGRFAM: imidazoleglycerol phosphate synthase, cyclase subunit), with the translated sequence MLAKRILPCLDVNAGRVVKGVNFVDLKDAGDPVELAKVYNDAGADELVFLDITATHEGRDTIIDVVYRTAEQVFIPLTVGGGIKTLENVKDLLRAGADKISINSTAVKDPDFINRASDRFGCQCIVVAIDARKRQDVDNPGWDVYVRGGRENTGIDALWWAQEVTKRGAGELLVTSMDADGTQAGYDLALTRAIADSVEIPVIASGGAGNCQHIYEAFSEGKAEAALLASLLHYGQLTVAEIKDYLKEHKIPVRN
- a CDS encoding hypothetical protein (KEGG: mar:MAE_52960 hypothetical protein~SPTR: Similar to P74790_SYNY3 Ssr0349 protein), which translates into the protein MLIPILIFDVALVAWSLHLMQQALDRKEFSLMLAGSLVALSAAAMLVVYFLASNCITYLTQPLTPI
- a CDS encoding hypothetical protein (KEGG: cyc:PCC7424_0871 hypothetical protein~SPTR: Putative uncharacterized protein) — encoded protein: MFAQMYPRLINRVGEVNPQLFREIKGRLQPRNVMIVSALSIVGQILLFIYFEGLLPIHEGVYNRYCTGEPYDAYSRGSNICIADMLGNIQMIKEVWWLDMFVTMSVMGIFILLVGGSYMLIADLSKEERKGTLNFIRLSPQSASDIFIGKILGVPILIYFFGILAIPLHIWSGLSANINFPLIMMFYLILGASCLFFYGVSLVFSLVTEGWGNFQAPLGATFIFFFLFAVTGVTLEANAPVYTETSLDWFLLFYPGTFLAYLVDSTFLSQTTLGYLSADALTNLRWYGQSFWGNGFAGGLLILLNYGIWSFWLYQGLKRRFANPLATVISKSQSYALSFCFVVVNLGFALQTFSEYSNFDQTIQIIQLLNLILFLLLIAGLTPSRQSLRDWARFRHENSRENRVLWKDLAFSEKSPATFAIALNLLLVNLYIIPSLFFLPNTNPIPLVAGITLGAFSILIYASVAQLLMTLKTEKRGLITGITITSLNLLPLFGHIFVNELNQSLSQNIFLQEIFANLSPLPIALNTYQSFHTLAICLSVQVVTIVGFNLKMKKTLALAGMSETKRLMMEKE
- a CDS encoding CopG domain protein DNA-binding domain protein (KEGG: hna:Hneap_1626 CopG domain protein DNA-binding domain protein~SPTR: Helix-turn-helix protein, CopG), translating into MITVDLSPNIENRYKVLAVALGKKEDDLLQEAIISYLEDLEDIRDAENRLSNPESYITLDELEQSLDSGLFSSGT